Proteins found in one Odocoileus virginianus isolate 20LAN1187 ecotype Illinois chromosome 10, Ovbor_1.2, whole genome shotgun sequence genomic segment:
- the DDI1 gene encoding protein DDI1 homolog 1: MLLTVYCVRRDLSEATFSLQVRPDFELHDFRALCELESGIPAEETQIVYMERLLVEDYCSLGSYGLKDGDMVILLQKEAARPRSPGRAAGLSRLEPAGPALPGTSGSRPHPHAQSAQHSGRRRSGEKAGPGQGLGSPALVRSMLLSSPHDMSLLKERNPALAEALLSGSLESFSRVLMEQQRERALREQERLRLFSADPFDLEAQARIEEEIRQQNIEENMSMAMEEAPESFGQVAMLYINCRVNGHPLKAFVDSGAQMTIMNQVCAERCNIIRLVDRRWAGVAKGVGTQRILGRVHLAQIQIEGDFLQCSFSILEEQPMDMLLGLDMLRRHQCSIDLKRNVLVIGTTGTQTSFLPEGELPPCAKLVSGTGPEESSDKEIANAIKHSVVDSGRKKH; this comes from the coding sequence ATGCTGCTCACGGTCTACTGCGTGAGGAGGGACCTCTCCGAGGCCACCTTCTCCCTGCAGGTCAGGCCTGACTTCGAGCTTCACGACTTCCGTGCGCTCTGCGAGCTGGAGTCGGGCATCCCCGCCGAGGAGACCCAGATCGTCTACATGGAGCGGCTCCTCGTCGAGGACTACTGCTCCCTGGGCTCCTATGGCCTCAAGGACGGCGACATGGTCATTTTACTGCAGAAGGAGGCCGCGCGGCCGCGCTCCCCCGGGCGGGCGGCGGGCCTCTCCCGCCTGGAGCCAGCGGGGCCCGCCCTGCCGGGGACGTCCGGCTCCCGGCCGCACCCGCACGCCCAGTCGGCCCAGCACTCCGGCCGCCGCCGCTCTGGGGAGAAGGCGGGCCCGGGTCAAGGGCTGGGCAGCCCGGCCCTGGTCCGCAGCATGCTGCTGTCCAGCCCGCACGACATGTCCTTGCTGAAGGAGCGCAACCCTGCCCTGGCCGAAGCGCTGCTCAGCGGAAGCCTGGAGAGCTTCTCCCGGGTCCTGATGGAGCAGCAACGCGAGAGGGCGCTGAGAGAGCAGGAGCGGCTGCGCCTCTTCTCGGCTGACCCGTTCGATCTGGAGGCCCAGGCCAGGATCGAGGAGGAGATCCGGCAGCAGAACATCGAGGAGAACATGAGCATGGCCATGGAAGAGGCGCCGGAGAGCTTCGGCCAGGTGGCCATGCTCTACATCAACTGCAGAGTCAACGGGCATCCTCTGAAGGCCTTCGTCGATTCGGGGGCCCAGATGACCATCATGAACCAAGTCTGTGCCGAGAGGTGCAACATCATCCGGCTGGTGGATCGGCGGTGGGCTGGGGTCGCTAAAGGCGTGGGCACTCAGAGAATCCTCGGGCGAGTCCACTTAGCGCAGATTCAGATCGAAGGCGACTTCTTACAATGCTCTTTCTCTATACTGGAGGAGCAGCCCATGGACATGCTTCTCGGGCTGGATATGCTCAGGAGACATCAGTGTTCCATCGACCTCAAGAGAAACGTGCTGGTGATCGGCACAACTGGCACACAgacctccttccttcctgaggGAGAGTTACCTCCGTGTGCTAAGTTGGTAAGTGGCACGGGGCCAGAGGAGTCTTCAGATAAGGAAATAGCAAATGCTATTAAACATTCAGTCGTGGATTCAGGGCGGAAAAAGCATTGA